From Anopheles coluzzii chromosome 3, AcolN3, whole genome shotgun sequence, the proteins below share one genomic window:
- the LOC120960002 gene encoding phospholipid-transporting ATPase ABCA3-like, producing the protein MATSSWDKFILLLWKNWIIQKRHYVQTLFEILIPAIACVVLIVVRGLVDADVYDEPTTWKPLEINTVRHMMPELNPNITPPITFMLAYSPQSALTERIMRRAVDQILEPIDIAGFENTQRMEDFFRLNYSLAGVEFPENYKDLDTLPNNVTVALRFPGEMRTLQDDFTAFWANWATELMFPAFQIAGARERERDDAGYPANYYNESFIAVQSAVSRAIILERDASFALPDIYLNRFPYPPYYSDPLLTGFENLLPLIIVIAFFYTAINTVKYITVEKEKQLKETMKIMGLPSWLHWSAWFVKCLLLLIVSISLIVVLLCVNITTNTDLAIFEYAEWTVVWFYLFVFSITTICYCFMVSTFFSKANIAAGIAGLLWFILIVPYNIAFANYDDMTAGAKTALCLFSNSAMSFGFMLMMRHEGTATGLQWSNLFEPVSVDDDFSVGDTMVMLLVDAIIYLSIALYVEKVFPGEFGIAEPWYFLYTKKFWCKETQQKQEPAVLDFSNYNTPNIEREPDGKYAGIKIKKLRKEFQKNKVAVQGLDLNMYEDQITVLLGHNGAGKTTTMSMLTGMFSPSSGTALVNGYDIRNNIDAVRGSLGLCPQHNVLFNEMTVAEHIEFFARLKGVPRSKIKDEIRHYVQLLELEDKLKKQSHTLSGGMKRKLSVGIALCGGSKVVLCDEPTSGMDPSARRALWDLLIKEKQGRTILLSTHFMDEADILGDRIAIMAEGELKACGSSFFLKKRFGVGYRLICVKGANCDRARLTGILRQHIPNINIDTDIGSELSYVLNEDYTAVFQDLLRDLEDNVEQCGITSYGISLTTLEEVFLRVGSDSYALDQKKGSSDSEQDSSNGLDSSYGSSTVTMNQTSDTQPLLGGSSLMWNQLFAMLLKKFISTKRSWIQMLVQALIPIYFVIVTVIIVRTFPGQTDLPAIPINVYNYSTTTTILQASAPGSPFVDGFRSVFEAFPSTHQLRITDKDMVDYILDVSNENIGLVNREFMAAASITNTNHTVWWNPTGFHTAPLALNFMYNAIIKSINKNFEITIINKPLPFKAETRFTQLQAGNNLGFQISFNTGFAMSFIAALYIMFYIKERTSRAKLLQFVSGINVFTFWIVSFVWDFVTYVITALIYIATLAAFQEDGWSSFEELGRVFLVLIVFGIAFLPVTYLFSFWFEVPATGFVKMMIVNIFSGTIFFTAVFLLKFDGFDLKDVANGLEWAFMIFPLFSLSQSLSNINVLSTTASVCLEQCTEETASLCSQEYLCSLLPQCCDTNIFSWESTGINRQLMYMGGVGLVGFLILMGIEFRVVERLMKRRKRSSGAITPAGSEDPIQDDDVLEEKRRVKSLSDGELANKNLVASDLTKYYGKFLAVNQLSVSVEGSECFGLLGVNGAGKTSTFKMLTGDENISAGEAWVKGISLKSNLNQVHKVIGYCPQFDALLEDLTGRETMKIFALLRGIPKQEIALETVRLAEELNFMKHIDKRVKEYSGGNKRKLSTALALLANPAVVYLDEPTTGMDPGAKRHLWNVIINVKKAGKSIVLTSHSMEECEALCTRLAIMVNGEFKCIGSTQHLKNKFSKGYFLTIKLNRTGDGSTANAEPVRQFVAQNFAQAVLKEEYHDSLTYHITQSELKWSSMFGLMEEAKRTLDIEDYALGQTSLEQVFLFFTKYQRVTDDN; encoded by the exons ATGGCCACTTCCAGCTGGGATAAGTTTATCCTGCTGCTGTGGAAGAACTGGATCATCCAGAAGCGCCACTACGTGCAGACACTGTTCGAGATACTGATCCCCGCCATTGCCTGCGTGGTGCTGATCGTGGTCCGCGGGTTGGTCGATGCGGATGTGTACGATGAGCCGACCACGTGGAAGCCGCTGGAAATCAACACCGTTCGACATATGAT GCCCGAACTGAACCCCAACATTACCCCACCGATAACGTTCATGCTGGCGTACAGCCCTCAGTCAGCGCTGACCGAGCGGATTATGCGCCGGGCCGTCGATCAGATCCTGGAACCGATCGATATTGCCGGGTTCGAGAATACCCAGCGCATGGAGGACTTCTTCCGCCTGAACTACTCACTCGCTGGGGTTGAATTCCCCGAAAACTATAAGGACCTCGACACCCTACCTAACAATGTGACCGTTGCGCTACGATTCCCGGGCGAAATGCGAACGCTGCAGGATGACTTTACCGCGTTCTGGGCAAACTGGGCGACGGAGCTGATGTTTCCGGCGTTTCAGATTGCCGGTGCCCGGGAGCGGGAGCGGGACGATGCTGGCTATCCGGCGAACTACTACAACGAATCGTTCATCGCGGTACAGAGTGCCGTGTCGCGGGCGATCATTCTCGAGCGTGATGCTTCCTTTGCTCTGCCCGATATCTATTTGAAT CGCTTTCCCTATCCACCGTACTACAGCGATCCTCTGCTGACGGGATTTGAAAATTTGCTCCCACTGATCATCGTGATCGCGTTCTTCTACACCGCCATCAACACGGTTAAGTACATCACGGTCGAGAAGGAGAAACAGCTGAAGGAAACGATGAAGATCATGGGCTTGCCGAGCTGGTTGCACTGGTCGGCCTGGTTTGTGAagtgtttgctgttgctgatcgTGTCTATCTCCCTGATCGTAGTGCTACTATGCGTcaacatcaccaccaacaccgaCCTGGCGATCTTCGAGTACGCCGAGTGGACGGTCGTCTGGTTCTATCTGTTCGTGTTTAGCATCACAACGATCTGCTACTGCTTCATGGTGAGCACGTTCTTCTCGAAGGCTAACATTGCGGCCGGCATTGCCGGCTTGCTGTGGTTCATCCTGATCGTGCCGTACAACATTGCGTTCGCGAACTACGACGATATGACGGCGGGCGCCAAGACAGCGCTGTGTCTGTTCTCCAACTCGGCCATGTCGTTCGGGTTTATGCTGATGATGCGACACGAGGGTACGGCCACTGGGTTGCAGTGGTCGAACCTGTTCGAGCCTGTTTCGGTGGATGATGATTTTTCGGTCGGAGATAcgatggtgatgctgctggttGATGCCAtaatctatctatctatcgcACTGTACGTGGAGAAGGTATTCCCGGGTGAATTTGGCATTGCCGAACCGTGGTATTTCCTGTACACGAAGAAGTTCTGGTGCAAAGAGACGCAGCAAAAGCAGGAACCAGCGGTGTTGGATTTTAGCAACTACAATACGCCCAACATCGAACGCGAGCCGGATGGCAAGTATGCCGGTATAAAGATAAAGAAACTGCGCAAAGAGTTCCAGAAGAATAAGGTCGCTGTGCAGGGATTGGACCTGAACATGTACGAAGATCAGATCACCGTCTTGCTTGGCCACAATGGTGCCGGTAAGACGACAACAATGTCCATGCTGACGGGGATGTTTTCACCTTCATCCGGTACGGCTCTGGTGAATGGGTACGACATACGCAACAATATTGACGCGGTGCGAGGATCACTTGGACTGTGTCCCCAGCATAATGTGCTCTTCAACGAGATGACCGTGGCGGAACACATCGAGTTCTTCGCTAGGCTGAAGGGTGTCCCAAGGAGTAAGATAAAGGATGAGATTCGTCACTACGtgcagctgctcgagctggaAGACAAGCTGAAGAAACAGTCACACACCCTGTCGGGTGGAATGAAACGGAAGCTGTCCGTTGGGATAGCACTGTGTGGAGGCTCAAAGGTAGTACTCTGCGATGAGCCAACGTCTGGTATGGATCCTTCCGCTCGACGGGCGCTGTGGGATTTGCTGATCAAGGAAAAGCAAGGCCGAACTATACTACTCTCTACGCACTTCATGGACGAGGCGGACATTTTGGGCGATCGGATCGCGATCATGGCGGAGGGTGAACTGAAAGCCTGTGGATCTTCCTTCTTCCTGAAGAAGCGATTCGGCGTTGGTTATCGGTTGATTTGTGTGAAGGGTGCCAACTGTGATCGTGCTCGGCTGACGGGCATACTCCGGCAGCACATTCCCAACATTAACATCGACACGGACATTGGGTCGGAGCTGTCGTACGTGCTGAACGAGGACTACACGGCCGTCTTTCAGGATCTGCTGCGCGATCTCGAAGACAACGTAGAGCAGTGCGGCATTACGAGCTACGGCATATCGCTGACGACGTTAGAGGAAGTATTTCTGCGCGTCGGAAGTGATTCGTACGCGTTGGATCAAAAGAAGGGCTCGAGCGATAGCGAGCAAGATAGTAGCAATGGATTAGATAGTAGCTACGGCAGCTCCACCGTCACGATGAATCAGACGAGCGACACGCAACCACTGCTCGGTGGATCGAGCCTGATGTGGAATCAACTGTTTGCGATGCTGCTGAAGAAGTTTATCTCCACGAAGCGGAGCTGGATACAGATGCTGGTGCAAGCGCTGATCCCTATCTACTTCGTGATCGTTACCGTGATCATCGTGCGAACTTTCCCCGGTCAGACGGATCTGCCTGCCATACCGATTAACGTGTACAATTACAGCACAACGACTACGATCCTGCAGGCATCGGCCCCTGGCAGTCCTTTCGTGGACGGATTTCGATCAGTGTTTGAGGCGTTCCCGAGCACCCATCAACTGCGGATCACCGATAAGGATATGGTGGACTATATTCTAGATGTG TCAAACGAGAACATTGGTTTGGTGAACCGAGAGTTCATGGCGGCCGCATCGATCACCAACACGAACCACACCGTCTGGTGGAACCCAACCGGCTTCCATACTGCTCCCTTAGCACTGAACTTTATGTACAACGCCATCATTAAATCGATCAACAAGAACTTTGAGATCACCATCATTAACAAGCCGTTACCGTTCAAGGCTGAAACGAGA TTCACTCAGCTTCAGGCCGGCAACAATCTCGGCTTCCAGATCTCGTTCAACACCGGCTTCGCGATGTCCTTCATTGCGGCCCTTTACATCATGTTCTACATCAAGGAGCGCACCAGCCGCGCCAAGCTGCTCCAGTTCGTCAGCGGTATCAACGTGTTTACGTTCTGGATCGTCTCGTTCGTGTGGGACTTCGTTACGTACGTCATCACTGCACTGATTTACATCGCGACGCTGGCCGCCTTCCAGGAGGACGGGTGGTCCTCATTCGAGGAGCTCGGTCGTGTGTTCCTAGTGCTGATAGTGTTCGGCATCGCGTTCCTGCCCGTCACCTATCTGTTCTCGTTCTGGTTCGAGGTGCCAGCGACCGGGTTCGTCAAGATGATGATAGTGAACATCTTCAGCGGGACCATCTTCTTCACAGCCGTGTTTCTGCTCAAGTTCGACGGGTTCGATCTGAAGGACGTGGCGAACGGGCTGGAGTGGGCGTTCATGATATTCCCACTGTTTTCGCTCAGCCAGAGCTTGAGCAACATCAACGTGCTCTCGACGACGGCTTCCGTGTGCCTGGAACAGTGCACGGAGGAGACGGCTTCGCTATGCTCGCAGGAGTACCTCTGCAGCTTGCTGCCACAGTGTTGCGATACGAACATCTTTTCCTGGGAGTCGACCGGCATCAACCGACAGCTGATGTACATGGGTGGGGTGGGACTGGTCGGCTTCCTGATACTGATGGGCATCGAGTTCCGTGTGGTGGAGCGTTTAATGAAGCGTCGCAAGCGATCTTCCGGGGCGATAACACCAGCAGGCAGCGAAGATCCCATTCAAGACGATGACGTTTTGGAAGAGAAACGGCGAGTGAAATCGCTCTCGGATGGTGAGCTGGCAAACAAGAACCTTGTGGCGAGCGATCTGACCAAATATTACGGCAAGTTCCTGGCGGTCAATCAACTCTCAGTGTCGGTGGAGGGCTCGGAGTGCTTTGGACTGTTGGGCGTAAATGGAGCAGGCAAGACGTCCACGTTCAAGATGCTCACGGGCGATGAAAACATTTCGGCCGGTGAGGCATGGGTGAAGGGCATCAGTCTCAAGAGTAACCTCAACCAGGTGCACAAAGTGATCGGCTACTGTCCGCAGTTCGATGCTCTGCTGGAGGATCTTACAGGCCGCGAGACGATGAAAATCTTTGCCCTGCTGCGAGGTATTCCCAAGCAGGAGATTGCGCTCGAAACGGTGCGTCTGGCGGAGGAGCTTAACTTCATGAAGCACATTGACAAGCGCGTCAAGGAGTACAGTGGAGGCAACAAACGTAAACTCAGCACAGCGCTCGCCCTGCTAGCCAATCCGGCCGTCGTGTATCTGGACGAACCGACGACCGGGATGGATCCGGGCGCGAAGCGTCACCTCTGGAACGTCATCATCAACGTGAAGAAGGCGGGCAAATCCATCGTCCTGACGTCACACAGCATGGAGGAGTGTGAGGCCCTTTGCACCCGGCTAGCCATCATGGTGAACGGCGAGTTCAAGTGTATCGGCTCGACGCAACACTTGAAGAACAAGTTCTCCAAGGGTTACTTTCTGACGATAAAGCTGAACCGCACGGGCGACGGCTCGACGGCTAATGCCGAACCGGTGCGACAGTTTGTGGCACAGAATTTCGCCCAAGCCGTACTCAA GGAGGAATACCACGATTCGCTCACCTACCACATCACACAGTCCGAGCTGAAGTGGTCGTCGATGTTTGGGCTGATGGAGGAAGCGAAACGGACGCTCGATATCGAAGATTACGCGCTGGGGCAAACCTCACTGGAGCAGGTATTCCTGTTCTTTACCAAATACCAGCGCGTTACCGATGATAACTAG
- the LOC120960003 gene encoding phospholipid-transporting ATPase ABCA3-like: MSTSNWGKFVLLLWKNWIITKRHYLQTFFEIAIPVLACILLIVIRGLVDAEEFEQPTIFNPLELNTISHLRKNSQIDPPIIYSIAYSPQSPLLQSIVERSTAYLDEELAVIAFNSSQTLQAHLQVNNILVGIEFPDIYANLTQLPEQTVLSLRYPSEMRTFRETGTEFWNNWQTERLFPPFQVPGARQFERDDGGYPANYYNETFLQIQSAISRSILQQRDPNYQFPDVYLSRYPYPPFYSDNLLVGLENLLPLIIVIAFFYTCINTVKYITVEKERQLKEAMKIMGLSSWLHWTAWFVKCISLLLISISIITVLLCVSITTNTDLAIFTFANWFAIWFYLFIYSLATITFCFMMSTFFSKANTASGIAGLMWFVFVMPYNIAFSNYDTMSLSAKLALCLFHNSGMSFGFMLIMRHEGTTNGLQWSNMFDPVTVDDDLSVGATMMMLLADAVIYLVIALYVEKVFPGEYGVAEPWYFPVTKKFWTSQVTPAGGEDGGEQHHDTGGSTTMEAEPVGKYAGIRIKGLRKVFNKTKVAVKGLHLSMFEDQITVLLGHNGAGKTTTMSMLTGVFSPTSGTALINDCDIRTNIEGARKSLGLCPQHNVLFNEMTVSEHIKFFARLKGVESKRIPQEIDHYVSVLQLEDKRHAQSHTLSGGMKRKLAVGVALCGGSKVVFCDEPTSGMDPTARRALWDLLIQEKKGRTILLSTHFMDEADILGDRIAIMADGELKAAGSSFFLKKRFGVGYRLICVKEDGCDSTRVTNLMRKHIPNLDVDTDIGTELSYVLDDEYTALFQPLLQDLETHSTSLGISSYGISLTTLEEVFLRVGSDSHALDKKPNGTDQPAQPYALTETSNGSTVTLTLDDQDHKLLTGFPLLSNQLQAMLLKKAIATKRSWIALLVQIFIPIFFVIMTVVIVRSFPDALSLPTLPIAFDSYSSTVTVLEGTSADTSVIQAYQQLFEGTGSSRSLVTVTEPMVDYILKRYEQNLPQVNNEFMVGASITPTNHTVWFNAQGFHTAPLAVSTFYNAMLRTVCAQCSILITNDPLPFRPETRFTQLQAGNNMGFQLAFNTGFAMAFVAALYIMFYIKERVTRSKLLQFVSGANVLGFWLISFLWDFMTFFVTIMFYVAVLAAFQEDGWSTGDEIGRVILVMVVFGFAFLPLTYLLSFAFDIPASGFVKVMILNIFTGTIFFMTVFLLLFDGFDLRHVAEGMEWAFLIFPLFALSHSLSNMNIAVATQQVCDSQCALIPNCTPELLCRVFPQCCNTEIFTFERTGISRNLMYMFVVGLISFLLLMCIEYRVIDRVFKRKSKQTAPPSESDEIDSDVRMEKLRVRGLTEGEIAANNLVLRDVTKYYKKFLAVNQLSLAVEHSQCFGLLGVNGAGKTTTFKMMTGDENISYGEAWVNGVSLNSNMNEVHRRIGYCPQFDALIDDLTGRETLRIFALLRGIPKSEIAALSSRLAEELNFAKHIDKQTKAYSGGNKRKLSTALALMGNPAVVYLDEPTTGMDPGARRQLWDVVCKERAAGKAIVLTSHSMEECEALCTRLAIMVNGEFKCLGSTQHLKNKFSNGYFLTIKLKRTEVVNTGRIDEVKQYIVERFPEAELKEEYLESVTYQIPSANTRWSTMFGIMEDAKKVLDIEDYALGQTSLEQVFLYFTKFQRVED; encoded by the exons ATGAGCACCTCAAATTGGGGCAAGTTCGTCTTGCTCCTGTGGAAAAACTGGATCATCACCAAACGGCACTACCTACAGACGTTCTTCGAAATAGCCATCCCCGTGCTGGCCTGCATCCTGCTGATCGTGATCCGCGGATTAGTCGATGCGGAAGAGTTCGAGCAACCAACCATCTTCAATCCGCTCGAGCTGAACACCATCTCACATCTTAG aAAAAATTCTCAAATAGATCCACCGATCATCTACTCGATCGCATACTCACCTCAAAGTCCATTGCTGCAGAGCATCGTAGAACGATCCACCGCCTACCTGGATGAAGAGTTGGCAGTGATAGCGTTCAACAGTTCCCAAACACTCCAGGCTCATCTGCAGGTGAACAATATCCTCGTTGGAATCGAATTTCCCGACATCTATGCA AACTTGACGCAACTACCGGAGCAGACCGTGCTGTCGTTGCGATACCCGAGCGAGATGCGTACGTTCCGCGAGACGGGCACCGAGTTTTGGAACAACTGGCAAACGGAGCGACTGTTTCCTCCGTTTCAAGTGCCCGGTGCGCGACAGTTCGAACGCGACGATGGTGGCTATCCGGCGAACTACTACAACGAGACGTTCCTGCAGATTCAGAGTGCCATTTCGCGGTCAATTCTGCAGCAGCGCGATCCCAACTATCAGTTCCCGGATGTGTATCTGAGT CGCTATCCATATCCTCCCTTCTACAGTGACAACCTGCTAGTGGGATTAGAAAATTTACTCCCACTGATCATTGTGATCGCTTTCTTCTACACCTGTATCAACACGGTCAAGTACATTACGGTGGAGAAGGAGCGACAGCTAAAGGAGGCGATGAAGATCATGGGCCTTTCCAGCTGGCTGCACTGGACGGCCTGGTTCGTTAAGTGCATCAGCCTACTGCTCATCTCGATCTCGATCATTACCGTACTACTCTGCGTCAGCATTACCACCAACACCGACCTGGCTATCTTCACGTTCGCCAACTGGTTCGCGATCTGGTTCTATCTGTTTATCTACAGCCTCGCCACCATCACGTTCTGCTTCATGATGAGCACGTTCTTCTCCAAAGCGAACACGGCGTCCGGCATAGCCGGGCTAATGTGGTTCGTGTTTGTGATGCCGTACAACATTGCCTTCTCGAACTACGACACGATGTCACTGTCGGCGAAGCTGGCCCTCTGCCTATTCCACAACTCCGGCATGTCGTTCGGGTTTATGTTGATTATGCGCCACGAAGGCACCACGAATGGGTTGCAGTGGTCGAACATGTTCGATCCGGTGACGGTCGACGATGATCTGAGCGTTGGtgcgacgatgatgatgctgctggcaGATGCCGTGATCTATCTCGTGATTGCCCTGTACGTGGAGAAGGTGTTCCCGGGCGAGTACGGTGTCGCGGAGCCGTGGTACTTCCCGGTGACGAAGAAGTTCTGGACAAGCCAGGTCACACCGGCGGGCGGTGAGGATGGAGGTGAGCAACACCACGACACAGGCGGATCAACTACCATGGAAGCGGAACCCGTGGGCAAGTACGCCGGAATTCGTATCAAAGGGTTGCGGAAAGTGTTCAACAAGACGAAGGTTGCCGTCAAGGGACTCCATTTGAGTATGTTCGAGGATCAAATCACGGTCCTGCTGGGGCACAATGGAGCCGGTAAGACGACCACCATGTCCATGCTGACCGGTGTCTTCTCACCCACGTCCGGGACGGCCCTAATAAATGACTGTGACATTCGCACCAACATCGAGGGTGCACGCAAATCGCTCGGCCTTTGTCCGCAGCATAATGTGCTGTTCAACGAGATGACCGTTTCGGAGCACATCAAATTCTTCGCCCGGCTAAAGGGCGTCGAAAGCAAACGCATACCGCAGGAAATCGATCACTACGTGTCGGTGCTGCAGCTAGAGGATAAACGACATGCCCAAAGCCACACCCTGTCGGGTGGTATGAAGCGCAAGCTGGCCGTTGGTGTGGCGTTGTGCGGAGGTTCCAAGGTGGTATTCTGTGATGAGCCAACGTCTGGTATGGATCCGACAGCTCGGCGAGCGCTGTGGGATCTACTGATTCAGGAGAAGAAGGGACGCACCATTTTACTCTCCACGCACTTCATGGATGAGGCAGACATATTGGGCGATCGCATCGCGATCATGGCGGACGGTGAACTGAAAGCGGCAGGGTCGTCGTTTTTCCTGAAGAAACGATTCGGTGTTGGCTATCGGTTGATCTGCGTTAAGGAGGATGGTTGTGATTCGACGCGTGTAACAAACCTGATGCGAAAGCACATCCCCAATCTAGACGTCGACACCGACATCGGTACGGAGTTGTCGTACGTGCTGGATGATGAGTACACCGCGCTGTTCCAACCATTACTACAGGATCTTGAGACACACTCCACATCTCTCGGCATTAGCAGCTACGGCATCTCGTTAACGACGCTCGAGGAAGTGTTTCTGCGTGTTGGTAGTGACTCACATGCACTAGACAAGAAGCCCAACGGAACGGACCAGCCAGCCCAGCCGTACGCCCTTACGGAAACTTCGAATGGGTCCACCGTTACGCTCACGCTCGATGATCAAGATCATAAGCTACTGACTGGATTCCCGCTACTTTCGAACCAACTTCAGGCAATGCTGCTCAAGAAGGCAATCGCTACAAAGCGCAGCTGGATAGCACTACTCGTGCAGATCTTTATACCGATCTTTTTCGTCATCATGACAGTGGTCATCGTGCGCTCGTTCCCGGACGCTCTCTCGCTTCCAACCCTTCCGATCGCGTTTGACAGCTACTCCAGTACCGTCACTGTGCTGGAAGGAACATCAGCTGACACTAGCGTGATACAGGCCTATCAGCAACTGTTCGAAGGGACAGGTTCCAGTCGTTCGCTCGTAACGGTTACGGAACCAATGGTGGACTACATTCTCAAACGATACGAACAAAACTTGCCCCAGGTTAACAATGAGTTCATGGTGGGAGCATCGATCACACCGACCAACCACACGGTTTGGTTCAATGCGCAAGGATTCCACACGGCCCCGCTGGCGGTGAGCACGTTCTACAATGCGATGCTGCGCACGGTTTGCGCCCAGTGTTCGATACTGATCACGAACGATCCGTTGCCATTCCGGCCAGAGACAAGG TTCACACAACTACAGGCAGGAAATAACATGGGATTCCAGCTGGCGTTCAACACCGGGTTTGCGATGGCATTCGTGGCCGCACTCTACATCATGTTCTACATTAAGGAGCGAGTGACCAGGTCGAAACTGCTGCAGTTCGTTAGCGGTGCCAACGTTCTCGGCTTTTGGCTCATCTCCTTTCTGTGGGATTTTATGACCTTCTTCGTAACGATCATGTTCTATGTTGCGGTGCTGGCAGCGTTCCAGGAAGATGGATGGTCTACTGGAGATGAGATAG GTCGTGTAATTCTAGTGATGGTCGTGTTTGGATTTGCCTTCCTACCGCTCACCTATCTGCTGTCGTTCGCGTTTGACATCCCGGCGAGCGGGTTCGTAAAGGTGATGATCCTTAACATCTTTACCGGTACGATCTTCTTCATGAccgtgtttttgctgctgttcgaTGGGTTCGATCTGCGCCACGTGGCCGAGGGTATGGAATGGGCCTTCCTTATATTCCCACTGTTTGCGCTCAGCCATTCGCTCAGCAACATGAACATTGCCGTCGCCACGCAGCAGGTGTGCGACTCGCAGTGCGCACTAATACCAAACTGTACGCCGGAGTTGTTGTGCCGCGTCTTTCCCCAATGCTGCA ATACTGAAATATTCACCTTTGAGCGTACCGGCATCAGTCGCAACCTGATGTACATGTTTGTGGTAGGGTTGATCTCcttcctgctgctgatgtgcATCGAGTACCGTGTCATCGATCGGGTCTTTAAGCGCAAGTCCAAGCAGACCGCTCCACCCAGCGAATCGGACGAGATCGATTCGGACGTGCGGATGGAGAAGCTGCGTGTTCGTGGACTGACCGAAGGTGAAATCGCCGCCAACAATCTGGTCCTGCGGGACGTTACCAAGTACTATAAGAAGTTCCTCGCTGTCAATCAACTCTCGCTGGCGGTGGAACACTCCCAGTGCTTCGGACTGCTCGGTGTGAATGGTGCCGGCAAGACGACCACCTTCAAGATGATGACGGGCGATGAGAACATTTCGTACGGTGAAGCATGGGTCAATGGGGTTAGCTTGAACAGCAACATGAATGAGGTGCACCGTCGCATCGGATATTGTCCCCAGTTTGATGCGCTGATCGATGATCTCACTGGGCGCGAAACGCTCCGAATCTTTGCCCTGTTGCGCGGAATACCCAAGTCGGAAATAGCGGCCCTGTCGAGCCGGTTGGCAGAAGAGCTTAACTTTGCAAAGCACATCGACAAGCAGACCAAGGCGTACAGTGGAGGCAACAAGCGTAAGCTCAGCACGGCGCTGGCACTGATGGGCAATCCGGCCGTGGTGTATCTGGACGAACCGACGACCGGGATGGACCCGGGTGCTCGCCGACAGCTGTGGGACGTTGTGTGCAAGGAACGGGCGGCTGGTAAAGCCATCGTGCTGACGTCACATAGCATGGAGGAGTGTGAGGCGCTCTGCACGCGGTTGGCCATTATGGTGAATGGAGAATTTAAATGTCTTGGATCGACGCAACACTTGAAGAATAAGTTCTCCAATGGGTACTTCCTCACGATAAAGCTGAAGCGTACGGAAGTGGTCAATACGGGACGGATTGATGAGGTGAAGCAATACATCGTGGAGCGGTTCCCGGAGGCAGAATTGAA GGAAGAGTATCTCGAATCGGTGACGTACCAGATTCCGTCGGCCAACACACGATGGTCCACCATGTTCGGCATCATGGAGGACGCCAAGAAGGTGCTCGACATCGAGGACTATGCGCTTGGACAGACTTCGCTCGAGCAGGTGTTTCTGTACTTCACGAAATTCCAGCGAGTAGAAGACTAA